The Musa acuminata AAA Group cultivar baxijiao chromosome BXJ2-2, Cavendish_Baxijiao_AAA, whole genome shotgun sequence genome has a segment encoding these proteins:
- the LOC135605145 gene encoding serine/threonine receptor-like kinase NFP: MSLAVIRTILFLSLLLLLLPPNDGQAEPPDGIQCAADRGIYPCQAYALYRADATSLSQLDLASAGDLFDMSRLSIARTSNLTTTAVLQQNQPLLIPLTCSCTNYSRAYAPVPYQINSGDTFYLVSINKFENLTLWPAVVLVNPTLVPTNLTIGVIATFPISCQCLNSTTANSIAINGRMPLGLVTYVLQLSDTYSSVAASFGTDVQTLINLNGNQSAFSTIFVPLYEIPPPLLLSNASIATPPSPAPTAESPSVVVKKRNGVIAGLAIGLGVVGALWVLQMMLLAWLWRRFVSKGRWGVGEERGKSSADGLMKYSKGGEVASNDDKLINDISEWLDKYKVYKVEELMQATDDFGQSNHIKGAVYKGIIDGEVFAVKKMKWNAREELKILQKVNHSNLVKLEGFCIDNDAGTCYLIYEFVENGSLDFWLHDPAAPYKLDWRTRLRIALDLANGLQYIHQHTWPRVVHKDIKTSNVLLDAQMRAKVANFGLAKTGCNAVTTHIVGTQGYIAPEYLADGVVTAKMDVFAYGVVLLELVSGKEASSERGESLWAEAEGLLFEKSGGGGSEASIMAWMDPVLAKQSCPMESVATVMNIARDCLRRDPSKRPTMVEVAYNLSKADELFSDYSADTLSIESPDSI; the protein is encoded by the exons ATGAGCCTTGCCGTCATCCGTACCATACTCTTCCTCTCCCTACTCCTTCTGCTTCTACCACCGAACGATGGCCAAGCCGAACCCCCCGACGGTATCCAGTGCGCTGCCGACCGCGGCATCTACCCGTGCCAGGCCTACGCTCTCTACCGAGCCGACGCCACCTCTCTCTCCCAGCTCGACCTCGCATCCGCTGGCGACCTCTTTGACATGAGCCGACTCTCGATCGCCCGGACCAGCAACCTCACCACCACCGCTGTGTTGCAGCAGAACCAGCCTTTGTTGATCCCCTTGACCTGCTCCTGCACCAACTACAGTCGCGCTTACGCGCCCGTTCCCTACCAGATCAACTCCGGCGACACCTTCTACTTGGTGTCCATCAACAAGTTCGAGAACCTCACGTTGTGGCCCGCCGTCGTGCTGGTGAATCCGACGCTCGTCCCGACTAACCTCACCATCGGCGTCATCGCCACCTTCCCCATCTCCTGCCAGTGCCTCAACAGCACCACCGCGAACAGCATCGCCATCAATGGCAGGATGCCTCTCGGCCTCGTTACGTACGTGCTTCAGCTTTCCGATACCTACTCCTCCGTCGCCGCGAGCTTTGGCACCGACGTTCAGACGCTAATTAACCTGAACGGCAACCAGAGTGCATTCTCCACCATCTTTGTTCCCCTGTACGAGATCCCACCGCCGCTGCTGCTATCGAACGCGTCAATCGCCACCCCGCCTTCCCCTGCACCCACGGCTGAGTCTCCTTCTGTGGTTGTGAAGAAGAGAAACGGAGTGATTGCAGGACTAGCAATCGGTCTGGGTGTTGTGGGAGCTCTTTGGGTGCTGCAGATGATGCTGTTAGCGTGGCTATGGAGGCGGTTCGTGTCCAAAGGTAGGTGGGGAGTGGGCGAGGAACGTGGAAAAAGTTCTGCGGATGGATTGATGAAGTACAGCAAGGGCGGGGAAGTTGCATCTAACGATGACAAGCTGATCAACGATATCTCAGAGTGGTTGGATAAGTACAAGGTGTATAAGGTGGAGGAGCTGATGCAAGCCACTGATGATTTCGGGCAGAGCAACCATATCAAGGGAGCGGTGTACAAGGGGATCATAGATGGCGAGGTGTTCGCCGTCAAAAAGATGAAGTGGAATGCCCGCGAGGAGCTCAAAATACTGCAGAAG GTGAACCACTCCAATCTGGTGAAGCTGGAAGGCTTCTGCATCGACAACGATGCCGGCACCTGCTATCTGATCTACGAGTTCGTGGAGAACGGCTCGCTGGATTTCTGGCTCCATGACCCGGCCGCCCCCTACAAGCTCGACTGGCGAACCCGGCTGAGGATCGCGCTGGACCTGGCCAATGGCCTCCAGTACATCCACCAGCACACCTGGCCCCGCGTCGTCCACAAGGACATCAAGACCAGCAACGTGCTCTTGGATGCCCAGATGCGCGCCAAGGTGGCCAACTTTGGGCTGGCCAAGACCGGGTGCAACGCCGTCACCACCCACATCGTGGGCACGCAGGGATACATCGCGCCGGAGTACCTGGCGGATGGTGTCGTCACCGCCAAGATGGACGTCTTCGCCTACGGAGTGGTGCTGCTGGAGCTTGTGTCCGGGAAGGAGGCGTCGAGCGAGCGGGGCGAGTCGCTATGGGCAGAGGCGGAGGGACTGCTGTTCGAgaagagcggcggcggcggcagcgaagCAAGTATCATGGCGTGGATGGACCCGGTGCTGGCGAAGCAGTCGTGCCCCATGGAGAGCGTGGCGACCGTTATGAACATAGCCAGGGACTGCTTGCGCAGGGACCCGTCGAAGAGACCGACCATGGTGGAGGTGGCGTACAACTTGTCCAAGGCCGACGAGCTCTTCTCCGATTACTCTGCAGACACTCTCTCCATTGAGAGCCCCGACAGTATCTGA